In Aedes albopictus strain Foshan chromosome 3, AalbF5, whole genome shotgun sequence, the following are encoded in one genomic region:
- the LOC115267350 gene encoding uncharacterized protein LOC115267350, with protein MAAHEVSINTCDNCSNLADTRVTQKAVGSKLGQQNTIERPLQGAFFGRSTQFLTSRQPGRHLHRHLCCVACGSRRPPFLASPTAVPWVGATLERSVRALSAEKREVGVGALHQGGRRDQTGGNPCGIGQGRGGGGSHGDGTDGARRCWATASMQWFPRPGVINNNALAGRGANPARESGNGAGKRGREYYPRLSQSL; from the exons atggcggcccacgAGGTTAGCATTAACACGTGTGATAATTGCAGCAACTTGGCGGACACGAGGGTGACGCAGAAAGCGGTCGGATCGAAGCTTGGGCAGCAAAATACCATCGAAAGGCCCCTGCAAGG GGCCTTTTTTGGCAGATCTACGCAGTTTTTAACGAGTCGGCAACCGGGTCGACACCTTCATCGCCATCTTTGCTGCGTCGCTTGCGGCTCGCGTCGCCCACCGTTTTTGGCATCTCCTACCGCCGTACCGTGGGTTGGTGCGACTTTGGAACGAAGTGTTCGTGCCCTGTCGGCAGAAAAGAGAGAAGTTGGAGTTGGAGCTCTGCATCAGGGAGGCCGGCGAGACCAGACCGGTGGTAATCCGTGTGGCATCGGCCAAGGTCGCGGTGGAGGTGGCAGCCACGGCGACGGTACCGACGGTGCGCGTAGGTGCTGGGCAACAGCTTCCATGCAGTGGTTCCCCAGACCGGGAGTGATTAACAACAATGCGCTGGCAGGAAGAGGTGCCAATCCGGCGCGTGAATCTGGCAATGGCGCCGGGAAGCGGGGCCGTGAGTACTATCCTAGGTTAAGCCAATCATTGTAA